The stretch of DNA GCCGAATTCAGTGCGATCGAACCCTGTTTGGTCAATGAGAATGGGCCACGGTTGACCTTGCGGTTGACATAGCCGGCGTCCAGCAGGGATTTCATATGATATTGGAGGTGACCTGTCCTGAGATTCAGTCTCTTGCTCACTTCGGTGAAGCTTAGATCGCCTCCGGACAACAGCATGAGGATCTCGACCCGGGCCGGGTGTGATAGTGGGTCTAGTGAACGGAAGACATCCTCCGCCGTCACCGGTTGTTTGATCGGCAAAGAGCCTCCTCCATCGGCTGCCATCCGTAGCTTTTCCGATAGGGCGATCCTTTCCCTGACATCGTCCATAAGACGCAGGCAGTCGTCCGAACATCCTTCGTCGCCGCAGGGAGAGGCTATTCCACGAATGTTCTCCTCGAGCGATGAGATGAGCTTCAATGCGCCGTCGGTATCGCCCGCCAGGTAGGCGGCCATGGCATCGGAGG from Methanomassiliicoccales archaeon encodes:
- a CDS encoding winged helix-turn-helix domain-containing protein, whose translation is MNQEEIVVRLERLRVEMDSLGQELKRSNQEMMRSSMDGVIRDALSKNGRDMLDRELGKLRGQSTCENRGRCLDSVNNVASDAMAAYLAGDTDGALKLISSLEENIRGIASPCGDEGCSDDCLRLMDDVRERIALSEKLRMAADGGGSLPIKQPVTAEDVFRSLDPLSHPARVEILMLLSGGDLSFTEVSKRLNLRTGHLQYHMKSLLDAGYVNRKVNRGPFSLTKQGSIALNSAMEMARRLRA